One Natronomonas gomsonensis genomic window, GTACGGTTCGCCGTACAGCGCCCGGGCAATCCACGCGACGGCGCGTTTGGGGACGAACTCCCGCAGGAAGACGACGCCGCGGTCGTTTCCGTGGCGGACGTAAAACCGGAGGTTCACCTCTGGGAAGGCGCGATATCCCGGCCACGGGACGCCCAACACGCGCGTGTCGGTGAAGTCGAAGGCAACGAGGCTGACGAAACTCCGGCCCTCGGAGCGCTCCAGTTCGACGCCGTCGGGGCAGTGCGGTTCCAGCAGCTCCGGCGGCACCTCGTAGGTGAGGTTCAGGAGGTTCTTCCAGCGGGCCGAGAGGAACGGGCGGGGCATCGACGGAAGAGTACGGCGAGGAGGTACATAGACTTTGGAGCGTGAATGGGAGCCAGTAGACATTTCATTCGCCTGGAAGTACGGCCTCCATGGGAAGCGACGGTCCGCCGCTGCTCGGTCTGCTCGGCATCGGCGACGACAACCGCGTGCCGGCCCGCGTCGACCTCGAAGACGACCTCAACCTGAAGGCGGTCGTCGACCGACTGGAAATCGGCGGCGTGCTGTTGTTCGCGCAACTAATCCTCCTCGGCGTGTTCACGAACCTCGCGCCGACGGCGCAGGTCGGCATCGCCGGTATCGTCGTGATTCTCGTCGACGTGGTCGACAGAAAACTCGTGAGTCGGTTCATCGAGTAGCGCGGTCCGCGCCCAACGCGAGAAAGGCGCCGACGGCGACCAACACGCTCCCCGCGGCAAGCCCCTCGGTCGGACGGCCGGTGGCGGTCAGGATGCCAAAGGCCGCCAGTCCGCCGCCGAGACAGCACGCGACGGCAATGCTTCTAGTTCGACGCTGGAGCGGGCCGCCGCGGTGTCTGCGGTAGTCGACCGCACCGAAGCCGACGAAAACGGCTGACAGCGCCCCCACGAGCAGGCTGTCGGTCGCGCCGTAGAGAAGCAGAACGGCGGCGCCGAGGAGGCCGACGGCGAGCGTCGCGTCGGGTGAGAGGGGGTTGACGGAGTCGCCGAATCGGGCGTGATACAGCGCCGGAGGGACGGCGACGACCGAAGCGACGAACGCACCGAAGGCGAGTTGTCCCGAAACGAGGCCGTACAGGGACACGAGGGCGCCGCCGAAGAGGCCAGCGGCGAGGACGGGGTCCGGCAGAAACACGTCTTCGGGTGTCTCCGAGCGGACGATGCCGAAGGCGACGAACGGGTACAGGAGGACGACGCTTCCGAGTACCGTCGCGAGGTGGTTCGTCGAGACGAGAAAGCCGAACAGGGCGAACGCCGACGAGAGGACGACGCCGACGAGTGGGGCGGCTTCGGGAACCGGGCGACTCATCGACACTTCGTAGGCGTTCCCTCGGCAAAGCGCTGGCGTTCGGCGAGGGCCTCACCGACCCACAAGCGTTTAATCGACGCCCGAACTACGCTTCTGTATGCCGGACTGCCCACTCGCGGACGACTGCCCCAGTTTCTCGGAGCGAATCGAGGGAATGGGGTGTCAACACTACGGCGACCGCGGCGGCGCCGAGTGGTGTTCTCACTACAATCAGCCGATTCGAGACTTGAAGCAACAGCCAGTCAAGATGGGTGAGGAGGTCGTCGTCGACGTTGAGGACATTCACGAGTCGGGTGCGGGCGTCGGCCGAACCGAGGACGGCTTTATCGTCATGGTCGACGGCGTGTTGCCGGAGGCCCGAGCGAAAGTGAAGATAACCGAAGTGCGGTCGAACCACGCTCGCGCCGACGAAATCGAACGGCTTCCGATGGAGGACGAAGACGAAGATGAAGGCGACGAAGCGAGCGACGACACTGAATCGGAGGGCGACGGCGACGAGACCGAAACTGAAGAGAAGAGCGGCCGCAAGAAGGCACTCGACCGCGAGCGGCTGGGCAGCCGCGAGAACTTCTGGGGCAAGTGACGCTTCCCGACGTCGACGAACTGCTGGAAACTGCGGGGTTCGACGAGGAAACGGGCGTTCTGACGCGCCGTCAGGCGGAGGTGTTGGCGCTCCGAGAGCGGGACATTCCGCAGGCCGACATCGCTGAGGCCCTCGGCACCTCGCGGGCGAACGTCTCCAGCGTCGAATCGAGCGCCCGCGAGAACATCGAGAAAGCCCGCGAGACGGTCGCCTTCGCCGAGGCGCTGACGGCGCCCGTCCAGTTGACCGTCGAGGCCGGCACCGACCTCTACGACGTGCCGAATCGGGTGTACTCGGCCTGCGACGAGGCGGGCGTGAAAGTCACCCGCACGGCGCCGGAGTTGATGAAACTGGTCGGCGACGCCGCCGGCGACGCCGTCCACGGCCGGGAGGTCCGACGCGACATCACCGTCAGCGTGACCAGCGACGGCACCGTCCGCGTTCGGGAGTGAGTCGGGAAAAACCGCAAGCGACGACGGAGTTATAAGTCGGCGGCGGCCGACCGCTTCGGTATGGATTTGGGAATCGACGGCAACGCAGCAGTGGTGACGGCCGGAACGGCAGGACTCGGACTCGCGAGTGCGGAGGCACTCGCCCGCGAGGGCTGTGACGTGGCGGTGTGTGGCCGCGACGAGGACCGACTTTCGCGTGCGGAGGCCCACCTCGAAGCCATCGACGGCGGCGACGTACTCGCCGTCCAGGCCGACATCACCGACGAGAGCGAAATCGAGGGGTTCGTCGGAAGCGCCATCGGCGAGTTCGGCCGACTGGACCACGTCGTCACGAGCGCCGGCGGGCCGCCGTCGGGGCCGTTCCTCGAAACCAGCGACGAGGACTGGCAACGGGCCCACGACCTCCTCGTGATGAGCGTCGTTCGGACGGTTCGAGCGGCGCATCCGACCATCGCAGAGGATGGCGGCGGCACCATCGTCAACATCACCTCCCGGTCGGTTCGGGAGGTCATCGACGACCTCGTGTTGTCGAACTCGGTCCGCCGGGCGGTCATCGGGCTGATGAAGACGCTCTCGTATGAGTTCGCCCCCGACGTGCGGGCGAACGCGGTGCTGCCGGGTGCCCACGAGACGGGTCGAATCGAGGAGTTAGTCGAACAGGGCGTCGACCGCGGCGACTTCGCGGACTACGAGGCGGGCCTCGAGGAGTGGTCAGAGGGGATTCCGCTCGAACGGGTCGGCGAACCGCGTGAACTCGGCGAGACGGTGGCGTGGCTCTCCAGTGACCGCTCGTCGTACGTAAACGGCGCAGCGGTGCCGGTCGACGGCGGGTCGACCAGAAGCGTCTGACTCAGGACCGGACGATGAACACGTCGTAGTCGGTTCCGCTGGCGACTGCCCCGCCGACGCTGGTCACCGGTTGGACGACCCGGCCGGCGTTGTCGCTGCCGACGAAGACGACGTCGGCGTCGAGTTCGCGGGCGGCCTCGCGGATTTCGGTCGCGATGCGGCCCTTCCCGGCGTAGGCGTCGACGCTCTCGGTGCGGAATTCGGCGTCCGTGGTGATGCTCTCGACCCGTTTTCGGAGTCGCCGAGCCGCATCGCCGGGGTCGTAGGTGTCTCCCTCGACGAGGCCGTATTCGGCGGCGAGGTCCTCGTCGTTCGGGAGGACGCTCACGACGACGAGTCGTTCGTCAGTCGAACCGGCGAACTCGGCCGCTCGGCGCAGTGCCGTCTCGGAGCGGTCGGTGCCGTCGAACGCGGCGAGGTAGGTCATATCGGTCGGTCGTCACGCTGATAAAATAAGTCTCGGTCGGCGGCGACGGTTGCGGCATCGCTCACCAGGTCTCGATTCGGTCCTCGCGAATGTCCTCCAGACAGCCCTGACAGTCCCGGTGGTCGGCCTCATAGCAGGCGGGCCGCCCCTCGTCGTCCAGCGAGACGGCGCGCTTCTCGGCGTATCGCCGGCAGACGAGTTTTGCACGCCCCTCCTCGTCGGTCGGCAGGTCAGCGAGCGCGGCCGCTTTTGCGTCCGTGTAGGCGCGTTTGGCCTCCTCGTACTGCTTGCCAGCCGAGTGCAGTTTCGTCTGCAAGAGCCGCTTGAGGCGACGACGGTTGCTCACACGGCCACGTAGCGGTCGGACTCACAAAGAGGCGTCGCCCGGAGCGTGCGTGGCTGTCTGCCTCCCTCGAGCGAACCCGTTCAAATGCTCGAAAACACGCCGAAAAGCGGCTGAGAACACTTTCACTCTGCTACCGACGGTTTTTATACTATCGGGAACCAACCGGCGTACGTCTCCCATTGAAAACACGCGGAGACGGAACACCCATGACAGACCTGCGACAGCACGCGGTCGAGATACACGAACAGTTCTCCGAGGCGCTCGACGTGAGCGTCGACGAAATAGAAGACAGACTGGAGACGCTCGTCTCCGAGTACCGCGTCCCCGTCGAGGAGGCCCGCCGCAGCGTGGTCTCGACGTATCTCGACGAGGCCGACATGGGGCGAGAGGACATCGCCTCCGGCGGCAGCGAGGCCGCCGAGGTCGCCGATATCGACGCTCCCGAGGAGTGGCTCGATTTGACCGCTAAGGTCGTCGAGTTGTGGGACCCTCGGGCGGATTCCATCGCTCAGGTCGGCTTACTCGGCGACGAGACCGGCACCGTCAAGTTCACCAAGTGGGCCAAAAGCGACCTCCCCGAACTCGAGGAGGGAGCGGTCTACCGGCTCGGCAACCTCGTCACCGACGAGTACGAGGGTCGGTTCTCGGTGAAGCTCAACTCCACGACGACCATCGAAGAAATCGACGAGGACATCGAGGTCGGCGACGACTCGACGGAAGTCGAGGGCGCCTTGGTCGACATCCAATCGGGCTCCGGACTCATCAAGCGCTGTCCCGAGGAGGACTGTACGCGCGTCCTCCAGAACGGCCGCTGTTCGGAACACGGCGAGGTCGAAGGTGAGTTCGACCTCCGAATCAAGGGCGTTCTCGACGACGGCGAGACCATCCACGAGGTCATCTTCAACCAGGAATCGACCGAGGAGTTGACTGGAATCACCCTCGATGAGGCCCAGGAGATGGCGATGGACGCCCTCGACACCGAAGTCGTCGTCGAGGAGATGCGCGAAACCGTCCTCGGGCGGTACTACCGCGTCGCCGGCCCGACGCTGGGTCGGTACGTCCTGGCCAACGACATCGAACTGCTCGATGGGCCGGTCGATGCCGAGAGCGTGCTAATCAAAGCGAGGTCCCTGTAATGAGTGCATCCGTACCCACCCGCGAGGTCGCCCGACGCGCCTTCGCGGCCGAGTTCAACGACGCAACGTACACGTTCAAAGAATCCGACGACGACCGCGCGCCCGTCTACTCGCTTTTGCCGACCGGCGAGCGGGCCAACCGCGTCTTCGTCGTCGGGACGCTGACCGAAACCGAAGACGTCGGCGAGGATTCGGAGTACTGGCGCGGCCGCATCGTCGACCCGACCGGGACGTTCTTCGCCTACGCGGGCCAGTACCAACCGGAGGCCGCCTCCGCACTGCGGGAAACCGAAACGCCCGCCTACGTGTCGGTCGTCGGCAAGCCCCGCACCTACGAGACCGAGGAGGGCGATGTGAACGTCTCGCTGCGACCGGAGTCGATTACGATTGTCGACGCGGCGACGCGGAACCGCTGGGTCGCCGAGACCGCCGAGCGAACCCTCGACCGAATCGAGGCGTTCGATGGGGCGGCATCGGAGACGCCGCCAGAAGGCGGCGAAGCCGCCGTATCCGACGAGTACGCCGCGATGGCCGAAACCCAGTACGACCCCGACCTCGCGGTGTACCGCGACCAGGTCGTCAAGGCATTGGAAGACCTCGAAGCAGACGCCGAGGTCGCGGCCGAAGCCTGACGCCGTAACCGCTCTCCCGGTCCCGGTGTGGACTGCGGAGGTTTTTAACCGAACGCGCCGAAGCGATAGCCGTGAGCGAGCCGATTCCGACGGGGTGTGAGACGGTCGACGAGTTACTCGGTGGGGGATTCGAGCGCGGAACGGCCACCCAGCTGTATGGTCCGCCGGCGGCGGGGAAGACCAACCTCGCGCTGTCGGCGGCCATCGAAGTGGCCGCCACCGGAGGGACCGCGCTGTACATCGACACTGAAG contains:
- a CDS encoding TRAM domain-containing protein, giving the protein MPDCPLADDCPSFSERIEGMGCQHYGDRGGAEWCSHYNQPIRDLKQQPVKMGEEVVVDVEDIHESGAGVGRTEDGFIVMVDGVLPEARAKVKITEVRSNHARADEIERLPMEDEDEDEGDEASDDTESEGDGDETETEEKSGRKKALDRERLGSRENFWGK
- a CDS encoding Tfx family DNA-binding protein; the protein is MTLPDVDELLETAGFDEETGVLTRRQAEVLALRERDIPQADIAEALGTSRANVSSVESSARENIEKARETVAFAEALTAPVQLTVEAGTDLYDVPNRVYSACDEAGVKVTRTAPELMKLVGDAAGDAVHGREVRRDITVSVTSDGTVRVRE
- a CDS encoding SDR family oxidoreductase, which encodes MDLGIDGNAAVVTAGTAGLGLASAEALAREGCDVAVCGRDEDRLSRAEAHLEAIDGGDVLAVQADITDESEIEGFVGSAIGEFGRLDHVVTSAGGPPSGPFLETSDEDWQRAHDLLVMSVVRTVRAAHPTIAEDGGGTIVNITSRSVREVIDDLVLSNSVRRAVIGLMKTLSYEFAPDVRANAVLPGAHETGRIEELVEQGVDRGDFADYEAGLEEWSEGIPLERVGEPRELGETVAWLSSDRSSYVNGAAVPVDGGSTRSV
- a CDS encoding universal stress protein; translated protein: MTYLAAFDGTDRSETALRRAAEFAGSTDERLVVVSVLPNDEDLAAEYGLVEGDTYDPGDAARRLRKRVESITTDAEFRTESVDAYAGKGRIATEIREAARELDADVVFVGSDNAGRVVQPVTSVGGAVASGTDYDVFIVRS
- a CDS encoding DUF7091 family protein, with product MSNRRRLKRLLQTKLHSAGKQYEEAKRAYTDAKAAALADLPTDEEGRAKLVCRRYAEKRAVSLDDEGRPACYEADHRDCQGCLEDIREDRIETW
- a CDS encoding replication factor A (Replication protein A protects and stabilize the intermediate ssDNA that is generated by the unwinding action of a DNA helicase at the replication fork. In addition, SSBs prevent the formation of secondary structures by single-stranded template DNA.); protein product: MTDLRQHAVEIHEQFSEALDVSVDEIEDRLETLVSEYRVPVEEARRSVVSTYLDEADMGREDIASGGSEAAEVADIDAPEEWLDLTAKVVELWDPRADSIAQVGLLGDETGTVKFTKWAKSDLPELEEGAVYRLGNLVTDEYEGRFSVKLNSTTTIEEIDEDIEVGDDSTEVEGALVDIQSGSGLIKRCPEEDCTRVLQNGRCSEHGEVEGEFDLRIKGVLDDGETIHEVIFNQESTEELTGITLDEAQEMAMDALDTEVVVEEMRETVLGRYYRVAGPTLGRYVLANDIELLDGPVDAESVLIKARSL
- a CDS encoding RPA family protein gives rise to the protein MSASVPTREVARRAFAAEFNDATYTFKESDDDRAPVYSLLPTGERANRVFVVGTLTETEDVGEDSEYWRGRIVDPTGTFFAYAGQYQPEAASALRETETPAYVSVVGKPRTYETEEGDVNVSLRPESITIVDAATRNRWVAETAERTLDRIEAFDGAASETPPEGGEAAVSDEYAAMAETQYDPDLAVYRDQVVKALEDLEADAEVAAEA